The genomic stretch CAGCCGCTCAAGCAGGCGATCAGCGTGGGCATCGGCCTGTTCATCGCCTTCATCGGCTTCGTCGACGCGGGCTTCGTCACCCGGATCCCGGACGCGGCGAACACCACGGTTCCGGTGCAGCTCGGGGGCACCGGCAACCTCACCGGCTGGCCGATCCTGGTGTTCTGCCTGGGAGTTCTGCTGACGATCGGGCTGCTCGCCCGCAAGGTCAAGGGCGCGATCCTGATCAGCATCGTCGTGATGACCGCCGTCGCGCTGATCATCAACTCGATCGCCGACATCAAGACCTGGGGCCTGACCACGCCCGAGTGGCCCGACAAGCTGGTCGACACCCCCGACTTCGGACTCATCGGGCAGTTCAGCCTGTTCGGTGCGTTCGGTGAGACCACGGTCATCACCGTCGTCCTGCTCGTCTTCACCCTGGTGCTGTCCGACTTCTTCGACACCATGGGCACGGTCGTCGGCGTCAGCGCCGAGGCCGGGCTGCTGGACGAGGAGGGCAAGGTCCCGAACCTCGGCCGGGTGCTCCTCATCGACGGCGCCGCGGCGGTCGCGGGCGGCGCCTCCTCCTCGTCCTCGGCGACCTCCTACATCGAGTCGGCGGCCGGCGTCGGAGAGGGCGCCCGCACCGGCTTCTCCAACCTGGTCACCGGCGGCCTGTTCGCCCTCGCCCTGTTCCTCGGCCCGCTGCTCACCATCGTCCCGCTCCAGGCGGCGGCGCCCGCCCTCGTCGCGGTCGGCTTCCTGATGATGACCCAGGTCAAGCACATCGACTGGGACAAGTACGAGATCGCCATCCCGGCCTTCCTGACGATCGCCGTGATGCCGTTCACGTACTCCATCACCAACGGCATCGGGGCGGGCTTCGTCGCCTACGTCCTCATCAAGACGGTGCTGGGCAAGGCGAAGGAGGTCCACTGGCTGCTGTGGGGGACCTCGGCGCTGTTCCTGATCTACTTCGCGATCGACCCGATCGAGCAGATCCTCGGCGTCGACTAGCCGGACGGCTCTCAGTCCTTGAGCGCCGCCTGCATCATCGCCTTCGCCACCGGTGCCGCGAGGCCGTTGCCGCTCACCTCGGAGCGGGCGGCGCCGGACTCCTCCACGATCACCGCGACCGCGACCTCCTTGCCGTTGGTGTCGGACTTCGCGTACGAGGTGAACCAGGCGTACGGCGTCTTGCTGTTGTTCTCGCCGTGCTGGGCCGTACCCGTCTTGCCGCCCACCGTCGCACCCGGGATCTGCGCGTTCGTCCCGGTGCCCTCGGAGACCACCGTCTCCATCGCCGACCGCAGCTGCTCGGCCGTGGAGGAGCTGACGATCCGCTCGGTGTCCGCGTCGGAGTCGTAGTCCTGAAGGACATCGCCGCCGCCGTCGGTCACCTGCGACACCATGTGCGGCGACACCAGCTTGCCGCCGTTGGAGATGGCCGCCGACACCATGGCCATCTCCAGCGGCGTCGCCGTCACATCGAACTGGCCGATACCGGTCAGCGCGGTCTGCGCCTCGTCCATGTCCGAGGGGTACACGCTGGCGTAGGCGCGGACCGGCACATCCTGCTCGTCGTCGTTGAAGCCGAACTTCTCGGCCATCGCCTTCACCTTGTCCTGGCCCAGGTCGTGGGCCATCTTCGCGAAGACGTTGTTGCAGGAGTACTGGAGCGCGACCCGGATCGAGGCGTTCTCACAGGGCGCCGACTTGTTCTCGTTCTCCAGCACCGTGACGGTGCCCGGCAGCGTGTACGGGTCGGGGCTCTTCGTCTTCTCGTCCACCGACGAGTACAGCCCGTCCTCCAGCGCCGCCGCGGCCACGACCAGCTTGAACGTGGAGCCCGGCGCCACCGGCTGGCGCAGCGCGCGATTGGTCAGCGGCTTGTCGGAGTCCTTGGTGAGCTGCTTCCAGGCCGTCCCCGCGGTGTTGGCGTCCGTCAGCGAGGAGGGGTCGTACGACGGGGTCGAGACGACCGCGAGGATCTTGCCGGTGGCCGGGTCGATCGCGACCGCCGCGCCCTTCTTGTCACCGAGCGCCTCGTACGCCGCCTTCTGCACCGCGGGGTCGATCGTCGTGATCACATTGCCCGGCTCGGCCCGCTCGTCGGTGACCGTGTCCATCACGGTCCGCAGCCGGCTGTCCGTGCCGTTGAGGACGTCCTGGTAGATGCCCTCCAGCTGGGTCGGCGCATACGCCTGCGAGGCATAGCCCGTCACCGCCGCGTACAGCTCGCCGTCGGTGTACGTGCGCTTGTACGCGAGGTCGCCGCCCTTCGTCCGTGCGGAGCCGGTGATGGACTCCCCGGCCACGATGATGTTCCCGAGCGGTGCCGCGTACGTCTGTATCGCGTTCCGCCGGTTGTCCTTGTCGTCCGCGAGTGCCCGGCCCTCGTAGAACTGCACCCAGGTCGCCCTCACCAGCAGGGCCAACACCAGGAGCAGCGAGAGGACCGATGCGCGCCTGATCGTCTTGTTCATCCCACCGTCAGGACGAGGGCGCCGGGGCGAATCGTTCCCTTGCGTCGCTTTTCTCATCGAGTGTTCATGAAGTCAGCGACTGTTCATGAACCCCGCCTCGTACGCGGCGATCACGGCCTGGGTGCGGTCCCGGGTCCCGGTCTTCGCCAGCACCGCCGCCACATGCGACTTCACGGTGGCCGGACCGACCTCCATCCGCTCGGCGATCTCCGCGTTGGTCAGCCCGCCCGCCATCAGCCGCAGCACCTCGCTCTCCCGTCCGGTGAGCCGGGCCACCCAGGGCGGCGGCGCGGGATGGGCACGCGCGTGCTCGGCCGCGAGGGTGCGTACGGCCGCCGGGAACAGCAGGGTGTCGCTGCGCGCGACCAGCCGCACGGCCTGCACGAGTGCGTCGGCGTCGGCCCGCTTGAGCAGGAACCCGGCGGCTCCGGCGCGCAGGGCGTCGTACACGTAGGAGTCGTTCTCGAAGGTGGTGACGACGACGATCCGGGGCGGGTCCGTGACGGTGGCCAGGATCTGCTCGGTGGCCCGGATGCCGTCGACCTCCGGCATCCGGACGTCCATGAGGACGACGTCCGGGGCCTGTTCCCGGACGACGGACACCGCCTCGGCGCCGGTCGCCGCCTCTCCGACGACCTCCAGGTCCGGCTCGGCGGAGAGGATGGCGCGCAGGGCGGTGCGGACCATGCGCTCGTCGTCGGCGAGAACGATCCGGACGGGGGGACGGTCGGTCATACGGGTCCTCTCATGGGGGTCACGCGGGTCCTTTCAGAGGGAGGCACACGCGCAGTCGCCAGGTGCCGGACTCGGCGCCCGCCGCCACCGTGCCGCCCAGCAGCCGGGTCCGGTCCGCGATGCCGCGCAGGCCGTGGCCGCCGCCGGGGCGGCAGGCGGAGGCGGAGCCCAGGGGGTTCTCCAGGACGATCTCCAGCCGGTCGTCCGCGATCCCGATCCGCAGGACCACCGTGACCTGATCGCCCGCGTGCTTCAGGGCGTTGCTCAGCCCCTCCTGCACGATCCGGTACGCCTCCCGCGACAGCACCGGAGGCAGCGCCTCGGGGTCGGCGTCGACGGAGGCCTCGACGCGCAGTCCGCCCGCCCGGGTGCGGCGCAGCAGCCCGTCGAGATCGGCGGCCAGCGTCGGCGCGGGCGCCGTGCCGGGCGCGTCGCCCTCCCGCAGCACCCCGAGGACGGCGTCGAGTTCACCGACCGTGCGTCGGGTGGTGTCCTCGATCGCGGCGAGTGCCTCCCGGACGAACTCCGGGTCGCTGTCGAGCAGTCGGCGGGCCGCGCTCGCCTGGAGGGTGACGGCGCTCAGGGCGTGCCCGACGGAGTCGTGCAGCTCGCGGGCGAGCCGGTTGCGTACGGCGAGATCGGCGGCGCGGGCCTCGGCCGCCGCGAGCCGGTCCCCGGGCGTCGGGCCGAGCAGCGCCGGGGCCCAGCGGGCGAGCAGGGCGCCCGCCCCGGCCGCGCACGCGGCGAGCGCCACCAGCAGGGCCACGCCCACGACCGGGGTGAGCGCCAGCACCCAGGGCTGGTCCCAGGCGGCGGGCATGCCCCACAGCCCGTCGCTGAACACGGCGACCAAGGGCAGCACCACGAGGACGAAGGCGAACGGCGGCACCGCGAGCGACATCCCGGCGATGATCCCGCCGAAGCCGAGGTGCAGGGTGAACCAGGCCGCGGTGCGCTCCTTCGCGGTCCGGCCGCGGGCGGGGGCGTAGGAGAGCCGGTCCGCGTCGACCCCGCACAGCGCGCGCACCGCGTTCGCCTCCAGTGAGCGGGTCAGCGGGAACAGTGCGGCGGTGAGCGCGGCCAGCGGCAGGCCCACGGCGAACGACAGGAGTTGGCCGAGGAGATCCTCGAAGACATAGCGCGTGTTGGTGACGGGGCCGATGATGATCTCGCCGACGAAGACGTACGGCATGGCGAGCGCGCCGCCGAGGATCAGATGGATCCAGCGCCGGCGCGTCCCCCGCCCGAACAGGAACCGGGCGATCTCCCTCACGCGCGGCGCCGGGGGAGGACGGCGGACCGCCGCGCGAGGAAGTGGACCCCTACGGCGGCCACCAGGATGCCGGTGATCATCTGACCGGCGTGGGTGAGGTGCTGCCCCGTGGAGTGCTCGTCGACGACGAGCGAGGCCAGCGACATCCAGGCGCCCCAGCAGGCCGCGGCGCCGGAGCCGACCCAGACGAGGGCGAGCGGGACCCGGACCGGCAGCGCGGGGGCGCGGCCGAAGGCGAGGACCAGGGCGCCGCCGACGGCCGCGAGGAGGTAGAGGGCGTCCATGGCCCGGAGGATCTCACCTCCGAAGGCGGAGCGCAGTTGGAGAGTGAGCGGGACCACGGCGACCACGGCGGCCGCGACCGCGCCGACGCGCTGGGAGGGGCCGACGCAGGAGCGGGGCAGCTCCCACATCCGGCCCTGCCACAGGTGACCCCAGCGGTCCCGGGCGTACAGGGCGAACAAGGTGCCCAGGGCGAGGCCCTGCACGATGAAACCGCCGTACACGACGCTGAACACCCAATCGTGGAGGAAGGGTTCGGAGGAGCTGTCGTCCGTGCCGGTGCCCGTCAGGAGCTGGAGCGGGAAGCCGGTCATGATCGGTGCGAGCAGCCCGGTGGCGACCCACACCGGCACCGCCAGGAGCCAGGCCGGCACCCGCATCCCCCAGGGCCGGGTCAGCACGAACGCGAGCACGATGACGCAGGCGTCCATCAGCAGCGTGACGCCGTTGGCGACGGCCACCTCGCCCCGGTGCTCCAGCAGCGAACTCCCCTTGGGGATCCCGACCTCGCTGCCCGAGAGCCAGGCGACCTTCAGCCCGAGATACGGCAGACAGGAGACGATCGCGACAGCGCGCAGCAGCGCACGGGGGCGGGAGGGGGCGAGGGTGCCGCCGGGGCGGGAGAGGAGTGACTGCGTCATGCGTTCAGGCTCTCGCGGCGGCGGCCCCGCCCACCTCCTGCACGGTGACGATCCCGCTCCGCCTGACGGGGGAGAAGGGGGTCGGCCTCAGAGTCGGCGGGTGGCCAGCGTCAGCCGGTCCCGCGCGTCGAACAGGGCGTCCTTCACGAGCTGTTCGTGGGCCGGGGTCAGCCGGGCCACCGGCACCGAGCAGCTGATGGCGTCGCGGGCCGGGGTGCGGTACGGGATCGCCACGCCGAAGCAGCGCAGACCCAGGGTGTTCTCCTCGCGATCCACGGCGAAGCCCTGCTCGCGGACCTGGTGGAGCTCCTCGATCAGCTTCTCGCGGTCGGTGATGGTGTTCTCGGTCAGCGCCGGAAGCGTCTCCGGGAGCATCTTGCGGACCTGCTCGTCCGTGTAGGTGCTGAGCAGCGCCTTGCCGAGCGACGTCGAGTGCGCGGGGAGGCGGCGGCCCACCCGGGTGAAGGGGCGCAGATAGTGCTGGGACTGACGCGTGGCCAGATACACCACGTTCGTGCCGTCCAGGCGTGCCAGGTGGATGGTCTCGGTGGTGTCGTCCGACAGCCGGTCCAGTGTGGGACGCGCGGCGGCCACCACCTCGTCGCCGTCGATGTAGGAGGTGCCGACCAGCAGCGCCCGCACCCCGATGCCGTACCGCGTGCCGGTTGCGTCGGTCTCCACCCAGCCCAGCTCCACGAGCGTGCGCAGCAGCATGTACAGGCTGGACTTGGGGTAGCCGACCGCCTCCTGGACGGCCGCGAGGGAGTGCATTCCCGGGCGTCCGGCGAAGTATTCGAGCAGTTCGACCGTCCGCACCGCGGACTTGACCTGCGCCCCGCCCACCGTCTCGCCTGCCGACATCGCCCTTGACCCCTTCGTTCGACGCGAAATAGTCTCACCAGCGTATTCACCATGAAAGACAGCGTTCAGTATATCGAACAACCCTGGTGAATGACCCAAGTACTGCGGCAATACAGTGTGGAGGGACCCGCGGTGGCAGCAGCACCAGTCTGGAGTGTCGACCCCCGAACCGGGAAGCAGCGCGAACAGGTTGCGGTGGAGGCCACAGCCCAGGAGGTGGACGCCGCCGTCCGCGCCGCGCAGGAGGCGCGCGGCGCCCTCACCGACCGGACCGTCCGCTCGGCCTTCCTGCGCACCGCGGCAGAGCGGCTCGAAGCCGCGAAGGACCAGCTCGTCGAGGCGGCCGACGCCGAGACCGCGCTCGGCCCGGTCCGGCTGACCGGCGAACTCGCCCGCACCTGCTACCAGCTGCGCGCTTTCGCGGACATCGTCGACGAGGGCGCCTTCCTGGACGTCGTCGTCAACCACCCCGACGACACCGCGACCCCGCCGATCCCGGACCTGCGCCGCTACAAGGTGCCGCTCGGTGTCGTCGCCGTCTACTCCGCCTCCAACTTCCCCTTCGCCTTCTCGGTCGCGGGCGGCGACACCGCGAGCGCGCTGGCCGCGGGCTGCCCGGTCGTCGTCAAGGCCCACCCCGACCACCCGGCCCTGTCCGAGCTGGTCGCCAAGGTCGTGCGGACGGCCGCCCAGGAGCACGGCATCCCCGAGGGCGTCCTCGGCCTGGTGCACGGCTTCGAGGCGGGCGTCGGGCTGATCAAGCACCCGCTGGTCGCGGCGGCCGGTTTCACCGGTTCGGTACGCGGTGGGCGGGCCCTCTTCGACGCGGCGGCGGCGCGGCCGGTGCCGATCCCCTTCCACGGTGAGCTGGGCTCGCTGAACCCGGTGCTCATCACGGAGGCCGCGGCCGCCGAGCGTGCGGAGGCCATCGGCACCGGGCTCGCGGGCTCCATGACGCTCGGCGTCGGACAGTTCTGTGTGAAGCCCGGCCTGGTGCTGGCGCCGGCCGGGGCCTCCGGTGACCGGCTGGTGAAGTCCCTGACGGACGCCGTCAGTGACACCGACGCGGGTGTGCTGCTCGACCACCGGATGCGGGACAACTTCGTCGCCGGGGTCGCCGAGCGCGCCGAGCTGCCCGACGTGGACTCGCCCGTGACGCCGGGCGCGGGCGGCGAGCACACGGTCAGCGCGGGCTTTCTGACGGTGCCGGCCGAGAAGCTGGCCCAGGAGGGCGCGCACGACCTGCTGCTGGAGGAGTGCTTCGGTCCCGTCACCGTCGTGGTGCGCTACACGGACGAGGCCGAGGCCAAGGCGGTCCTGTCGCGGCTGCCCGGCAACCTGACAGCGACGGTCCATCTCTCCGCGGAGGAGGCGGCGGGCCAGGGCCGGGGTCCCGAGCTCCTTGCCGAGCTGACGCCGCTGGCGGGACGGGTCCTGGTCAACGGCTGGCCGACCGGTGTCGCGGTGGCCCCGGCCCAGCACCACGGCGGCCCGTACCCGGCGACCACGTCGACGTCGACCTCGGTGGGCGGCACGGCCATCGAGCGGTGGCTGCGGCCGGTGGTGTACCAGGGGGCGCCCGAGGCGCTGCTTCCCCCGGAGCTGAAGGACGACAACCCGCTCGGGCTGCCGCGCCGGTTCAACGGCGCTCTGGAGGGCCGTGGCTAGAGCCCGGCGTCCCTGGCCAGCAGGGCCGCCTGGACCCTGTTCTCGCACTCCAGTTTGGTCAGGATCCGGCTGACGTACGTCTTCACCGTGGCCTCGCTCATGTGCAGCCGGGCGCCCGCGTCCGCGTTGGACAGGCCCTCACCGAGCAGGGCCAGTACGTCGCGTTCCCGTTCGGTGAGGTCGGCCAGGCGACGGCGGGCTTCCTCGCCGCGCAGGGTGGCGGCGGGGGAGGCGAGGGTGTCCACGACGTGCCGGGTGGCGGCCGGGGAGAGATAGGCGTTCCCGGCCGCCGCCGCGCGCACCGCGTGGATCAGCTCCTGCGGCGCGGAGTCCTTCAGCAGGAAGCCTGCGCCGCCGTGG from Streptomyces davaonensis JCM 4913 encodes the following:
- a CDS encoding NCS2 family permease codes for the protein MSSVDRFFRISERGSTFSREIRGGFATFFTMAYILVLNPIILGSAKDKFGETLDPVQLTTATALVAAVMTVIMGVGGNLPLALAAGLGLNAVVAFQIAPLMSWDDAMGLVVLEGLLICALVVTGLREAVMHAIPQPLKQAISVGIGLFIAFIGFVDAGFVTRIPDAANTTVPVQLGGTGNLTGWPILVFCLGVLLTIGLLARKVKGAILISIVVMTAVALIINSIADIKTWGLTTPEWPDKLVDTPDFGLIGQFSLFGAFGETTVITVVLLVFTLVLSDFFDTMGTVVGVSAEAGLLDEEGKVPNLGRVLLIDGAAAVAGGASSSSSATSYIESAAGVGEGARTGFSNLVTGGLFALALFLGPLLTIVPLQAAAPALVAVGFLMMTQVKHIDWDKYEIAIPAFLTIAVMPFTYSITNGIGAGFVAYVLIKTVLGKAKEVHWLLWGTSALFLIYFAIDPIEQILGVD
- a CDS encoding peptidoglycan D,D-transpeptidase FtsI family protein, which encodes MNKTIRRASVLSLLLVLALLVRATWVQFYEGRALADDKDNRRNAIQTYAAPLGNIIVAGESITGSARTKGGDLAYKRTYTDGELYAAVTGYASQAYAPTQLEGIYQDVLNGTDSRLRTVMDTVTDERAEPGNVITTIDPAVQKAAYEALGDKKGAAVAIDPATGKILAVVSTPSYDPSSLTDANTAGTAWKQLTKDSDKPLTNRALRQPVAPGSTFKLVVAAAALEDGLYSSVDEKTKSPDPYTLPGTVTVLENENKSAPCENASIRVALQYSCNNVFAKMAHDLGQDKVKAMAEKFGFNDDEQDVPVRAYASVYPSDMDEAQTALTGIGQFDVTATPLEMAMVSAAISNGGKLVSPHMVSQVTDGGGDVLQDYDSDADTERIVSSSTAEQLRSAMETVVSEGTGTNAQIPGATVGGKTGTAQHGENNSKTPYAWFTSYAKSDTNGKEVAVAVIVEESGAARSEVSGNGLAAPVAKAMMQAALKD
- a CDS encoding response regulator transcription factor, whose amino-acid sequence is MTDRPPVRIVLADDERMVRTALRAILSAEPDLEVVGEAATGAEAVSVVREQAPDVVLMDVRMPEVDGIRATEQILATVTDPPRIVVVTTFENDSYVYDALRAGAAGFLLKRADADALVQAVRLVARSDTLLFPAAVRTLAAEHARAHPAPPPWVARLTGRESEVLRLMAGGLTNAEIAERMEVGPATVKSHVAAVLAKTGTRDRTQAVIAAYEAGFMNSR
- a CDS encoding sensor histidine kinase, translating into MREIARFLFGRGTRRRWIHLILGGALAMPYVFVGEIIIGPVTNTRYVFEDLLGQLLSFAVGLPLAALTAALFPLTRSLEANAVRALCGVDADRLSYAPARGRTAKERTAAWFTLHLGFGGIIAGMSLAVPPFAFVLVVLPLVAVFSDGLWGMPAAWDQPWVLALTPVVGVALLVALAACAAGAGALLARWAPALLGPTPGDRLAAAEARAADLAVRNRLARELHDSVGHALSAVTLQASAARRLLDSDPEFVREALAAIEDTTRRTVGELDAVLGVLREGDAPGTAPAPTLAADLDGLLRRTRAGGLRVEASVDADPEALPPVLSREAYRIVQEGLSNALKHAGDQVTVVLRIGIADDRLEIVLENPLGSASACRPGGGHGLRGIADRTRLLGGTVAAGAESGTWRLRVCLPLKGPA
- a CDS encoding IclR family transcriptional regulator, with protein sequence MSAGETVGGAQVKSAVRTVELLEYFAGRPGMHSLAAVQEAVGYPKSSLYMLLRTLVELGWVETDATGTRYGIGVRALLVGTSYIDGDEVVAAARPTLDRLSDDTTETIHLARLDGTNVVYLATRQSQHYLRPFTRVGRRLPAHSTSLGKALLSTYTDEQVRKMLPETLPALTENTITDREKLIEELHQVREQGFAVDREENTLGLRCFGVAIPYRTPARDAISCSVPVARLTPAHEQLVKDALFDARDRLTLATRRL
- a CDS encoding aldehyde dehydrogenase (NADP(+)); amino-acid sequence: MAAAPVWSVDPRTGKQREQVAVEATAQEVDAAVRAAQEARGALTDRTVRSAFLRTAAERLEAAKDQLVEAADAETALGPVRLTGELARTCYQLRAFADIVDEGAFLDVVVNHPDDTATPPIPDLRRYKVPLGVVAVYSASNFPFAFSVAGGDTASALAAGCPVVVKAHPDHPALSELVAKVVRTAAQEHGIPEGVLGLVHGFEAGVGLIKHPLVAAAGFTGSVRGGRALFDAAAARPVPIPFHGELGSLNPVLITEAAAAERAEAIGTGLAGSMTLGVGQFCVKPGLVLAPAGASGDRLVKSLTDAVSDTDAGVLLDHRMRDNFVAGVAERAELPDVDSPVTPGAGGEHTVSAGFLTVPAEKLAQEGAHDLLLEECFGPVTVVVRYTDEAEAKAVLSRLPGNLTATVHLSAEEAAGQGRGPELLAELTPLAGRVLVNGWPTGVAVAPAQHHGGPYPATTSTSTSVGGTAIERWLRPVVYQGAPEALLPPELKDDNPLGLPRRFNGALEGRG
- a CDS encoding response regulator transcription factor, whose protein sequence is MIRVLVADDEPLIRAGIRMILTSADDIDVVAEAANGREAVETARSNAVDVALLDIRMPVMDGLTALAELGRAAPGVRVLILTTFGERDNVLRALGHGGAGFLLKDSAPQELIHAVRAAAAGNAYLSPAATRHVVDTLASPAATLRGEEARRRLADLTERERDVLALLGEGLSNADAGARLHMSEATVKTYVSRILTKLECENRVQAALLARDAGL